A part of Myxococcus landrumus genomic DNA contains:
- a CDS encoding amino acid adenylation domain-containing protein yields MLFQYLSESARSTPRQTAVIDGTRLCSYEELDRGSNQVARALRELGIGHGSRVGLHLDKSLEAVMGLFGILKAGAAYVPIDPSSPEWRVKFIIRDCRLAGVLTTRGWFDALREVETLGCLVLVDANAENQPRPTTLHPVVPVTLTWEDVRAKSAEPVPSAPEATPEDLAYVLYTSGSTGQPKGVMHSHRAAHAFIEWAFNLAEVQPGDHVSSHAPFHFDLSVFDVFAAAKGSAALVLVPTSLSVFPRELADFIATREIAIWYSVPSVLTQLVTRGELSRHRFPRLRTVLFAGEVFPLKYLREFAATIPGPRYFNLYGPTETNVCTFHRVTLTDLSHSAPLPIGQVCCGDQAFIVRDDGVLAADGEEGELCVAGPTLMSGYWGQVELTRQVLGPIPGHPLAYRTGDRVVRERGVMRFLGRRDEQVKVRGQRIELSAIEEVLLRHPDVEESAALTLPDELAGNELRAFVVLRDNASVSPQDLRRHCEEYLPRFMIPARIDTCESLPRTTTGKRDKVRLQEQARQLV; encoded by the coding sequence ATGTTGTTTCAGTATCTCTCTGAAAGCGCCAGGTCCACCCCTCGCCAGACGGCCGTCATCGACGGGACGCGGCTGTGCTCCTACGAGGAACTGGACCGAGGCTCCAACCAGGTCGCGAGGGCCCTGCGCGAGCTGGGGATTGGCCATGGCTCGCGCGTCGGGCTGCACCTGGACAAGTCGCTCGAGGCGGTGATGGGCCTGTTCGGCATCCTCAAGGCCGGCGCGGCCTACGTCCCCATCGACCCGTCCTCTCCCGAGTGGCGGGTGAAGTTCATCATCCGGGACTGCCGGCTCGCGGGAGTCCTCACCACGCGAGGCTGGTTCGACGCGCTCCGCGAGGTGGAGACCCTGGGCTGCCTGGTCCTGGTGGATGCGAACGCGGAGAACCAGCCCCGCCCCACGACCTTGCATCCAGTCGTCCCCGTCACACTGACCTGGGAGGACGTGCGCGCGAAGTCCGCCGAGCCCGTGCCTTCCGCGCCCGAGGCCACACCCGAGGACCTGGCCTACGTCCTCTACACATCCGGCTCCACGGGCCAGCCCAAGGGCGTCATGCACAGCCACCGCGCGGCGCACGCCTTCATCGAGTGGGCCTTCAACCTGGCAGAGGTCCAGCCCGGGGACCATGTCAGCAGTCACGCGCCGTTCCACTTCGACCTGTCTGTCTTCGATGTGTTCGCGGCGGCGAAGGGCTCGGCGGCGCTCGTCCTGGTTCCCACGTCGTTGTCTGTCTTTCCCCGGGAGCTGGCGGACTTCATCGCGACGCGGGAAATCGCCATCTGGTACTCGGTGCCGTCGGTCCTGACGCAGCTGGTGACGCGGGGCGAGCTGTCACGGCATCGGTTCCCCAGGCTGCGCACCGTGCTCTTCGCGGGAGAGGTCTTCCCGCTCAAGTACCTGCGGGAGTTCGCCGCCACCATCCCCGGGCCTCGCTACTTCAACCTCTACGGCCCCACCGAGACGAACGTCTGCACGTTCCATCGCGTCACGCTCACGGACCTGTCCCACTCCGCGCCGCTGCCCATCGGACAGGTGTGCTGCGGCGACCAGGCCTTCATCGTCCGCGATGACGGCGTTCTGGCGGCGGACGGAGAAGAAGGCGAGCTGTGCGTCGCGGGCCCCACGTTGATGAGTGGGTACTGGGGACAGGTGGAGCTCACGCGGCAGGTGCTCGGCCCCATCCCGGGACATCCCCTCGCCTATCGCACCGGAGACCGCGTCGTGCGCGAGCGCGGCGTGATGCGCTTCCTGGGCCGCAGGGACGAGCAGGTCAAGGTGCGGGGACAGCGCATCGAGTTGAGCGCCATCGAAGAGGTGCTCTTGCGTCACCCGGACGTCGAGGAGAGCGCCGCGCTGACGCTGCCAGACGAGCTCGCCGGCAACGAACTGCGCGCCTTCGTGGTGCTGCGAGACAACGCGAGCGTGAGCCCCCAGGACCTGCGGCGGCACTGCGAGGAGTACCTGCCTCGCTTCATGATTCCAGCGCGCATCGACACCTGCGAATCCCTGCCGAGGACCACCACTGGCAAGCGGGACAAGGTCCGACTCCAGGAGCAGGCGCGACAGCTCGTGTGA
- a CDS encoding acyl-CoA dehydrogenase family protein: MDFAWTPDERRMKTAAVAFARERLAFDLVSLDARGDFNQEGWQRLASFGAAGFPIPRRYGGSELSLSVTAHAMEGLGYACADNGLLFALGAHLWACTLPILLFGKEAQRERYLPGLARGKLLGGHAMTEPEAGSDVAALQTTATRKGDTYVLQGRKAFVTNGPVADVLIVFATVDASRGREGLTAFIVEKGLPGLHIEHAGPRMGMRTASMGEVRFEACELPASSRLGEEGAGLTLFSQMMEYERGLVLAPALGAMERTMERCIRRARERQQFGKSIGGFQAVSTKLVEMKLRLETARGLVYRFAWLKQQGRSAMFEASLVKLHLSESWVQTSMDAVQLHGGLGYLTETELEREVRDALGSRIFSGTSELQRELVARSMGL; this comes from the coding sequence ATGGATTTCGCGTGGACCCCCGACGAGCGTCGGATGAAGACGGCGGCGGTCGCTTTCGCCCGAGAGCGGCTCGCCTTCGACCTGGTCTCCCTGGATGCGCGGGGCGACTTCAATCAAGAAGGCTGGCAGCGGCTCGCGAGCTTCGGCGCCGCGGGCTTCCCCATTCCCCGCCGGTACGGAGGCAGCGAGCTCTCGCTGTCCGTCACCGCGCACGCGATGGAGGGCCTGGGCTACGCCTGCGCCGACAACGGGCTGCTCTTCGCCCTGGGCGCGCACCTGTGGGCCTGCACCCTGCCCATCCTGCTGTTCGGCAAGGAGGCGCAGCGGGAGCGGTATCTGCCGGGGCTCGCGCGCGGGAAGCTCCTGGGAGGCCATGCGATGACGGAGCCCGAGGCGGGCTCGGATGTCGCCGCGCTCCAGACGACCGCCACGCGCAAGGGCGACACCTACGTCCTCCAGGGACGCAAGGCCTTCGTCACCAACGGCCCCGTGGCGGACGTGCTGATTGTCTTCGCCACGGTGGATGCCTCACGAGGGCGTGAAGGGCTCACCGCCTTCATCGTGGAGAAGGGGCTGCCGGGGCTGCACATCGAACACGCCGGTCCCAGGATGGGGATGCGGACGGCGAGCATGGGCGAAGTGCGGTTCGAGGCGTGTGAGCTCCCCGCCTCCAGCCGCCTGGGCGAAGAAGGCGCGGGCCTGACGCTGTTCTCGCAGATGATGGAATACGAGCGTGGCCTCGTCCTCGCCCCCGCGCTGGGTGCGATGGAGCGGACCATGGAGCGCTGCATCCGCCGCGCCCGGGAGCGCCAGCAGTTCGGCAAGTCCATCGGCGGGTTCCAGGCCGTGTCCACCAAGCTCGTGGAGATGAAGCTGCGCCTGGAGACGGCGCGCGGGCTCGTGTATCGCTTTGCCTGGCTCAAGCAGCAGGGACGCTCGGCCATGTTCGAAGCCTCGCTCGTCAAGCTCCACCTCAGCGAGTCCTGGGTGCAGACGAGCATGGACGCGGTGCAGCTCCACGGCGGGCTCGGCTACCTCACCGAGACGGAGCTGGAGCGTGAGGTGCGCGACGCATTGGGAAGCCGGATCTTCTCCGGAACCTCGGAGCTCCAACGCGAGCTCGTGGCCCGCTCCATGGGCCTGTGA